From one Salvelinus sp. IW2-2015 linkage group LG11, ASM291031v2, whole genome shotgun sequence genomic stretch:
- the LOC111970098 gene encoding proliferation-associated protein 2G4, giving the protein MSDNEEQEQTIAEDLVVTKYKMGGDIANQALRVVIEAAKSGVSVVNLCEKGDAHIMVETGKVFRKEKDLKKGIAFPTSVSVNNCVCHFSPLKSDPDYTLKDGDLVKIDLGVHVDGFISNVAHSFVVGATKEAPVTGKKADVINAAHMCAEAALRLVKPGNQNSKVTEAWNKIAQSFKCTAIEGMLSHQLKQHIIDGEKTIIQNPTDQQRKDHEKAEFEVHEVYAVDVLISTGEGKARDGGQRTTIYKRDPSKQYGLKMKTSRMFFSEVERRFDAMPFTLRAFEDEAKARLGVVECAKHELLQPFSVLNEKEGEFVAQFKFTVLLMANGPHRITSGPFEPELYNSEHEVQDAELRTLLQSSASRKTQKKKKKKASKTVETATGQPTEESKKVAE; this is encoded by the exons ATGTCTGACAACGAAGAACAAGAACAGACCATCGCGGAGGACTTGGTTGTCACCAAGTACAAAATGGGAGGTGACATCGCCAACC AGGCCCTGCGTGTGGTGATTGAGGCGGCCAAGTCAGGGGTGTCTGTCGTCAACCTGTGTGAGAAGGGAGATGCCCACATCATGGTCGAGACTGGCAAGGTCTTCAGGAAGGAGAAAGACTTAAAGAAAG GCATTGCCTTCCCTACCAGCGTCTCAGTCAATAACTGTGTTTGCCACTTCTCTCCCCTGAAGAGTGACCCTGACTACACACTTAAAGATGGGGACCTGGTCAAAAT TGATCTTGGAGTCCATGTTGACGGCTTCATCTCTAATGTAGCTCATAGTTTTGTTGTGGGAGCTACTAAG GAGGCTCCAGTGACAGGGAAGAAAGCTGATGTGATCAATGCAGCTCACATGTGTGCGGAGGCAGCCCTACGCCTTGTCAAGCCTGGCAACCAGAACTCAAAGGTGACGGAGGCATGGAACAAGATTGCTCAGTCATTCAAATGCACGGCCATTGAGG GTATGTTATCTCATCAGCTGAAGCAGCACATCATCGATGGAGAGAAAACCATCATTCAAAACCCCACAGACCAGCAAAG GAAGGACCATGAGAAGGCGGAGTTTGAGGTGCACGAGGTCTACGCTGTGGATGTCCTGATCAGCACTGGTGAAGGGAAG GCCAGGGATGGAGGCCAGAGGACCACAATTTACAAGAGGGACCCCAGTAAGCAGTACGGGCTGAAGATGAAGACCTCCCGCATGTTCTTCAGTGAGGTGGAGCGACGCTTCGACGCCATGCCCTTCACTCTCAG GGCGTTTGAGGATGAGGCTAAAGCCCGCTTGGGCGTGGTCGAGTGTGCCAAACACGAGCTGCTTCAGCCTTTCAGTGTGCTCAATGAGAAGGAGG GAGAGTTTGTGGCCCAGTTTAAGTTCACAGTGCTGCTGATGGCCAACGGCCCCCATAGAATCACCAGCGGACCCTTTGAGCCAGAGCTCTACAACTCAGAGCACGAAGTGCAGGACGCAGAGCTGAGG actCTACTGCAGAGCTCAGCTAGTCGCAaaacacagaagaagaagaaaaagaag gCCTCCAAGACTGTGGAAACCGCTACTGGACAGCCAACTGAGGAGAGCAAAAAGGTGGCAGAGTAG